One window of Nymphaea colorata isolate Beijing-Zhang1983 chromosome 11, ASM883128v2, whole genome shotgun sequence genomic DNA carries:
- the LOC116263902 gene encoding MDIS1-interacting receptor like kinase 2-like, whose protein sequence is MKSPPPSQSHLLPFLILVSFSVFSTLSLANLEAEALLRWKTSLHKKDSLSSWTSNSSPRNWTGIVCSTSGSITEINLARSSLAGTLASFKFSAFPNLSRLVLSLNNLSGSIPRGIGTLTKLVHLDLSSNSFNGVVTPEVGNLVDLTTLDLHDNQLTGAIPYQLTGLPKVLIFDLSANILAAPDPSKASGLPAATYLGLSNNNLTGEFPPFVLRCPNLEFLDLSWNKLTGKIPAEIATSLPKLRYFNVTSNGFQGPIPTTLSKLAKLEAMHLGGNNFSGQIPEWIASFDSLRIIELHENSFYGGIPGSIGQLKSLEWLDLHQAGLNSTIPAELGLCRNLTFVNLSDNKLTGALPWTLAYWKKMRNLGMSGNSLTGEIVPIFLTNWTQLDSLQLQRNQLTGNIPPDIGLLKVLTLLYLFENMITGSIPWSLGNLINLKQLDLSRNRLSGPIPPTIGNLKQLTLLSLVNNTLSGTIPHEIGNMSSLKHLDMSFNNLQGTLPQSITELHNLDFFFVLSNNLSGEIPPNFGTVGGLTSVSFARNNFSGSLPSGICTGGKLINFTASQNNFSGPLPATLKNCSSLRRVRLEWNRLSGDISQSFGVYPYLWYMDASNNNLFGEMSVSWAQCSNLTSLYLANNKISGRIPPEIGRLPKLQDLNLGFNSLSGKIPSELFGLSLMFRLNLSNNGLSGIIPLNIGQLPNLGTLDLSYNNLSGSIPREIGNCSKLQQLNLSHNHFIEKIPFELGNLVSLQAMLDLSSNDLTGEIPAQFGKLKNLMILNLSRNQLSGQIPSDFRDLISLEKVDFSYNQLSGPLPDNKVILNSPSSAFIGNHGLCGKAKGLMECPTSNQNKNSRSKILKLTILLPVTLALVLLIFCICVIYRRHRSTFIIPQNHDREIAIWKVEGKLSFNEIAAATDNFSDEHCIGRGGFGSVYRAELPSGQILAVKRLEATEEGYQAVEEKSFQNEIRALTEARHRNIVTLYGFCTKERRMYLVYEHLDRGSLGNMLYGTQGEWEALSWAARVRVVRGVAHALSYLHHDCSPPIVHRDISINNVLLDTDLEPRVSDFGTAKVLGPDTTSWTNAAGSYGYMAPELAYTLRVTEKCDVYSFGVVTLELMMGKHPGDIISVLSSAAAAQTPGGNQEFFLKDVLDQRLPLPTGQVAGEVVFLISIALACVQTKADARPTMRHVSQELSACSHAYLPEPLESITLSRLAYH, encoded by the exons ATGAAGTCACCACCACCTTCCCAGTCCCACCTCCTCCCCTTCCTCATCCTCGTCTCCTTTTCCGTATTCTCCACACTCAGCTTAGCCAATCTCGAAGCAGAGGCCCTTTTGAGATGGAAAACTTCACTCCACAAGAAAGATTCGCTGTCCTCCTGGACCAGCAACTCCAGTCCCCGCAATTGGACAGGCATCGTCTGCAGCACCTCCGGTTCCATCACGGAGATAAACCTCGCCCGCTCTTCCTTGGCGGGCACCCTTGCCTCCTTCAAGTTTTCTGCCTTCCCCAACCTCTCTCGCCTCGTCCTCAGTCTCAACAATCTTTCCGGCAGCATTCCCCGGGGGATTGGCACTCTGACCAAGCTTGTCCATCTAGACTTGAGCAGCAACTCGTTCAATGGCGTGGTCACGCCGGAGGTCGGAAATCTCGTCGACCTCACCACCCTCGATCTCCACGACAACCAACTTACAGGAGCTATCCCTTACCAACTCACCGGCCTCCCCAAGGtcttaatcttcgatttgagTGCCAACATCCTCGCAGCACCGGATCCATCTAAAGCCTCCGGCTTGCCGGCAGCGACATACCTCGGCCTGTCCAACAACAACCTCACCGGTGAGTTCCCACCCTTCGTGCTTCGTTGCCCCAATTTGGAGTTCCTTGACTTGTCGTGGAACAAGCTGACCGGCAAGATTCCAGCTGAGATTGCCACATCGCTACCTAAGCTCCGTTACTTCAATGTCACTAGTAATGGCTTCCAAGGCCCAATACCAACCACGTTGTCAAAATTAGCCAAGCTAGAAGCCATGCATCTTGGCGGAAACAATTTCTCAGGTCAGATTCCGGAGTGGATCGCCTCTTTCGATAGCCTCCGCATCATCGAGCTCCATGAGAACAGCTTCTATGGCGGCATTCCTGGGTCTATCGGCCAGCTCAAATCGTTGGAGTGGCTCGATCTACACCAAGCGGGCCTGAATTCAACCATACCTGCGGAGCTTGGTCTCTGTCGGAATCTTACTTTCGTGAATTTGTCTGATAATAAGCTAACTGGTGCCCTCCCTTGGACTCTTGCTTACTGGAAAAAGATGAGAAACTTAGGCATGTCCGGTAATTCATTAACAGGGGAGATAGTTCCCATCTTCCTCACCAACTGGACTCAACTGGACTCTTTGCAACTGCAGAGGAATCAACTTACAGGAAATATACCGCCGGATATCGGATTATTGAAGGTTCTCACGCTCCTCTACTTGTTCGAAAATATGATTACGGGCTCAATCCCCTGGTCCTTGGGAAACCTTATCAATCTGAAGCAACTCGACCTCTCTAGGAACCGGCTCAGTGGCCCCATCCCACCCACAATCGGAAACCTGAAGCAACTCACCCTACTCAGCCTAGTTAACAACACACTGAGTGGAACTATCCCTCATGAGATTGGAAACATGAGTTCTCTCAAGCACTTGGATATGAGTTTCAACAATTTGCAGGGTACGCTACCTCAATCCATCACTGAACTTCATAATCTGGACTTCTTTTTCGTACTCAGCAACAATCTGTCTGGTGAAATACCACCGAACTTCGGAACCGTTGGAGGCTTAACTAGTGTGAGCTTCGCGAGGAACAACTTCTCCGGCTCTTTGCCTTCAGGGATTTGTACTGGCGGGAAACTGATCAACTTCACTGCAAGTCAGAATAATTTCAGTGGGCCATTGCCAGCCACCCTCAAGAACTGCTCTAGCTTGAGGAGAGTTCGATTGGAGTGGAACCGTCTCTCTGGAGATATCTCCCAATCGTTCGGAGTGTATCCATATCTATGGTACATGGATGCAAGCAATAACAACCTCTTCGGGGAGATGTCCGTGTCATGGGCACAGTGCAGCAACCTCACTTCCCTCTACCTTGCGAACAACAAAATCTCTGGAAGAATACCACCGGAGATCGGCCGGTTACCCAAGCTCCAGGACCTCAACCTTGGTTTCAATTCCCTTTCAGGGAAAATTCCATCAGAGTTATTCGGCTTAAGCCTCATGTTCAGGCTGAATTTGAGTAATAATGGACTCTCTGGCATCATCCCCCTTAACATAGGCCAACTACCAAATCTGGGTACTCTGGATTTATCTTACAACAATCTGAGCGGATCAATCCCGCGCGAGATCGGCAACTGTTCGAAACTACAACAACTGAACCTCAGCCACAACCATTTCATCGAGAAGATACCGTTCGAGTTAGGCAACCTGGTTTCACTGCAAGCAATGCTCGATTTGAGTTCCAACGATCTCACCGGCGAGATCCCGGCACAATTTGGGAAGCTTAAGAATCTAATGATCCTGAACCTTTCAAGGAATCAGCTATCCGGTCAGATCCCGTCTGACTTCAGGGACTTGATCAGCTTGGAAAAAGTGGACTTCTCCTACAACCAACTCTCCGGCCCACTGCCGGACAACAAGGTGATATTGAACTCACCCTCTTCCGCATTCATCGGAAACCACGGCCTATGTGGGAAGGCCAAGGGTCTAATGGAATGCCCTACCTCCAACCAAAACAAGAACTCTCGCTCAAAAATCCTAAAGCTAACTATACTGTTACCTGTGACACTTGCGCTGGTACTGCTGATCTTCTGCATATGCGTAATCTATAGGCGACACAGATCCACCTTTATAATCCCCCAGAACCACGATCGGGAGATCGCCATCTGGAAGGTGGAAGGGAAGCTGAGCTTCAACGAGATCGCCGCAGCGACAGACAACTTCAGCGACGAGCATTGCATCGGTAGGGGCGGGTTTGGGAGCGTGTACCGCGCAGAACTGCCGTCCGGCCAGATACTTGCCGTGAAAAGGTTGGAGGCGACGGAGGAAGGATATCAGGCAGTAGAGGAGAAGAGCTTCCAGAACGAGATCAGAGCACTGACGGAGGCCCGGCACCGGAACATTGTGACGCTGTATGGGTTTTGCACCAAGGAGAGGCGCATGTATCTGGTTTACGAGCATCTGGATCGAGGCAGCTTGGGGAACATGCTATACGGGACCCAAGGGGAGTGGGAGGCTCTAAGTTGGGCGGCTCGGGTTCGGGTCGTGAGGGGTGTGGCCCATGCACTCTCTTACCTTCACCATGACTGCTCGCCTCCCATCGTGCACAGGGATATCTCCATCAACAACGTTCTCTTGGATACAGATCTTGAGCCTCGGGTCTCGGACTTTGGTACCGCAAAGGTTCTCGGGCCGGATACCACCAGCTGGACCAACGCCGCTGGGTCCTACGGCTATATGGCGCCCG AATTGGCATATACATTGAGAGTGACGGAGAAGTGTGATGTCTACAGCTTTGGAGTTGTAACGTTAGAGTTAATGATGGGGAAGCATCCTGGCGACATCATCTCCGTCTTGTCATCGGCGGCAGCCGCACAAACTCCCGGTGGCAACCAGGAGTTCTTCCTAAAGGATGTGTTGGACCAGCGGTTACCCTTGCCGACCGGCCAGGTCGCAGGGGAGGTGGTCTTCTTGATATCCATAGCACTGGCATGCGTCCAGACTAAAGCTGATGCTCGACCCACCATGCGCCACGTCTCCCAGGAGCTCTCTGCTTGCTCTCATGCTTACCTCCCTGAACCTCTTGAATCCATCACATTAAGCAGATTAGCCTACCACTAA